A genomic window from Nitrospirota bacterium includes:
- a CDS encoding ribbon-helix-helix protein, CopG family: protein MRTIQMTLDDDLVEAVDGIVRKLHTTRSAFTRKALKEAIKQVNTELLEKKHKRGYARYPVDKTEFSVWESEQNWGDE from the coding sequence ATGAGGACTATTCAAATGACGCTGGATGACGACCTTGTGGAAGCCGTTGATGGAATTGTCAGGAAATTGCACACAACACGTTCTGCTTTTACCAGGAAGGCATTGAAAGAGGCTATTAAGCAAGTAAACACGGAACTTCTTGAAAAAAAACATAAAAGAGGCTACGCTCGTTATCCTGTTGATAAGACCGAATTCAGTGTTTGGGAATCAGAGCAGAACTGGGGTGATGAATGA
- a CDS encoding VIT1/CCC1 transporter family protein produces the protein MQITLPQIVKTWFGNRDEVQHPHKRYHDEDWHTPKGRQIREVVFGMNDGLVSTVGFVAGVTGSINNSRIVFLTGMAAMIAGAVSMFLGAYLASKSQKEFFEREIEREKREIIESPEKERQEIRDIFTDHGFTEDEVEMIVHRVTSDKDRWIKFMMRDELGIVDEDFDNPVKVGVIMGISFIIGGLPLIFPFAFIHDSMGALKFSIALALAILLGLGIGKTVLTRTHWLKSSAETVLLGSLAAGIGYIFGRIFSVAV, from the coding sequence GTGCAGATAACATTGCCACAAATCGTAAAGACCTGGTTTGGAAACAGGGATGAGGTGCAGCATCCTCATAAAAGGTATCATGATGAGGACTGGCATACGCCCAAAGGGAGGCAGATCCGGGAAGTGGTCTTTGGGATGAATGACGGGCTTGTAAGTACTGTTGGCTTTGTGGCAGGAGTTACAGGCTCCATCAATAACAGCCGGATAGTCTTTCTCACAGGCATGGCTGCGATGATTGCCGGCGCTGTTTCCATGTTCCTCGGGGCCTATCTTGCATCCAAGTCACAGAAAGAGTTCTTTGAGCGGGAGATAGAGCGTGAAAAGAGAGAGATAATTGAGTCCCCTGAGAAGGAGCGTCAGGAGATAAGAGATATATTTACTGACCACGGATTTACAGAGGATGAGGTTGAGATGATAGTGCACAGGGTTACTTCAGATAAGGATAGATGGATTAAGTTCATGATGAGGGATGAGCTTGGGATTGTAGATGAAGACTTTGACAATCCGGTAAAGGTGGGCGTGATCATGGGGATATCATTTATCATAGGCGGGCTGCCGCTGATATTCCCGTTTGCTTTTATTCATGACTCAATGGGTGCGCTAAAGTTCAGCATCGCGCTTGCCCTTGCCATTCTTTTAGGGTTAGGGATCGGCAAGACTGTGCTGACCAGGACGCACTGGTTAAAGAGCAGCGCAGAGACTGTTCTGCTTGGTTCTCTTGCCGCAGGCATTGGATATATCTTCGGCAGGATATTTTCTGTCGCAGTATAA
- a CDS encoding putative manganese-dependent inorganic diphosphatase yields the protein MSDQNIYVIGHRNPDTDSICAAIAYSRLKQLTGSTNIIAARAGAINVQTEFVLNRFGIEPPLYLPDVRIRVQDVMTSEPLSVHLEMPVGDVLDLMNNYDLLMVPVTDRDGRYRGAITLHDLAKFYARHADAATSNRIVASLIGISKAIQGNSLFLFDENDARPGRIVVGAMETEGFRQVMEYYSGEGCVVIVGDRREIQRLAIEGQARCLIVTGGFLPEKSVLDMAQKNRVSVISSPYDTATTVRLMHLSTPAKEVFSSEFFSVSPYDLLLDVKSKMLDSSLRGCPVVDTDGKLTGILTRTNMLKDIRKKVILVDHNEASQAIPGIEEAEVTEVFDHHRIGSFQTLHPILFVVEPVGCTNTLIAELYLKHGVEPEPPYAGIMLAAILSDTVILKSPTTTDRDRKAAAYLAGIAGLDIQQLGEELFNASSDLLKKSPDEIIRTDYKVYEVGKEKIGIGQIEVIEMMTFEKIKESLLESLNKIMIEDRLTLACLLVSDIIYENSLLLFTGDSGIITKIGYPVITPNIADLKGVLSRKKQLVPRILSVLK from the coding sequence ATGTCAGATCAGAATATATATGTAATTGGTCACCGAAATCCTGACACGGATTCCATATGTGCTGCCATTGCCTATTCCCGTCTTAAGCAGCTTACGGGCAGTACGAATATAATTGCTGCCAGGGCAGGGGCTATAAACGTTCAGACAGAATTTGTCCTCAACCGGTTTGGCATTGAACCACCACTTTATCTGCCGGATGTGAGGATACGGGTGCAGGATGTAATGACCTCTGAGCCGCTCTCAGTTCATCTTGAAATGCCTGTAGGCGATGTGCTTGATTTGATGAATAACTATGACCTCCTGATGGTCCCGGTGACAGACAGGGACGGACGTTACAGAGGTGCTATAACGCTTCATGACCTTGCAAAATTCTATGCGCGTCATGCAGATGCTGCTACGTCCAACCGTATAGTGGCCTCCTTAATTGGAATATCAAAGGCGATACAGGGGAATTCCTTATTCCTATTTGATGAAAATGACGCAAGGCCTGGCAGGATAGTTGTCGGCGCAATGGAGACAGAAGGCTTCCGGCAGGTCATGGAATACTATTCAGGAGAAGGATGTGTAGTTATTGTCGGAGACAGGAGGGAGATTCAGAGACTTGCAATTGAGGGGCAGGCGCGATGCCTTATTGTAACAGGTGGTTTCCTGCCGGAGAAATCAGTCCTTGATATGGCGCAGAAAAACAGGGTCAGCGTTATTTCATCGCCATATGATACAGCGACTACTGTCAGATTGATGCACCTGAGTACACCTGCAAAAGAGGTCTTCTCAAGTGAATTCTTCTCTGTTTCACCGTATGACCTTCTGCTTGATGTCAAGTCAAAGATGCTTGATTCCTCACTTCGGGGTTGTCCTGTCGTTGATACTGACGGAAAGCTCACAGGCATCCTGACAAGGACTAATATGCTTAAGGATATCAGAAAAAAGGTCATACTTGTTGATCACAATGAGGCAAGCCAGGCTATCCCTGGAATCGAAGAGGCAGAAGTAACAGAAGTATTTGATCATCACCGTATAGGGAGTTTTCAGACGCTTCATCCGATCCTTTTTGTTGTTGAACCGGTTGGCTGCACGAATACACTCATCGCCGAGTTATACCTGAAACATGGTGTGGAGCCTGAGCCGCCTTATGCAGGTATCATGTTGGCAGCAATATTATCTGATACAGTCATACTTAAGTCACCCACTACGACAGACAGGGACCGGAAGGCCGCTGCTTATCTGGCTGGTATAGCGGGCCTGGACATTCAACAGTTGGGTGAGGAGTTGTTTAATGCGAGTTCAGATCTTTTGAAGAAGTCGCCTGATGAGATAATCAGGACTGATTACAAGGTTTACGAAGTCGGAAAGGAAAAAATAGGGATAGGGCAGATTGAAGTAATTGAGATGATGACGTTTGAAAAGATAAAAGAGTCGCTTCTCGAATCTCTCAACAAGATTATGATTGAAGACAGGTTGACACTTGCCTGCCTGCTTGTGTCTGATATAATTTATGAAAACAGTCTTCTGTTATTTACCGGAGATTCCGGCATAATTACAAAAATAGGTTATCCTGTTATTACCCCAAATATTGCTGATCTTAAAGGGGTCCTTTCAAGGAAGAAGCAGCTTGTTCCAAGAATTCTTAGTGTTCTTAAATAA
- a CDS encoding type II toxin-antitoxin system PemK/MazF family toxin: MKRGEVRWYKFTNPDKMRPVVILTRNSILEYLGEVTVAPVTSAIRDIPSEVFLSKNDGMNNDCAINCDHLQTVSKANIGSLITTLSMEKMFEVRSAISFALNLS, encoded by the coding sequence ATGAAGCGTGGAGAGGTGAGGTGGTACAAATTCACGAACCCTGACAAAATGCGCCCTGTTGTCATATTAACCAGGAATTCCATATTGGAATATTTGGGTGAAGTTACAGTTGCCCCTGTAACTTCTGCAATCAGAGACATCCCGAGCGAAGTATTTTTATCGAAGAATGACGGTATGAATAATGATTGTGCTATTAATTGCGATCACTTACAGACCGTATCAAAGGCAAACATTGGTTCCTTGATCACTACGTTATCAATGGAAAAAATGTTTGAAGTGCGCAGCGCTATCTCTTTCGCATTAAATCTGTCATAG
- a CDS encoding carbon starvation protein A has product MKLSTLITVILAIVGSFALSVVTRIINPAEKVNALWLVVAAACLFIIVYRLYGAFITAKVLSLDDRRLTPSKRLADGRDYHPTHKWVLFGHHFAAIAGAGPLIGPVLAAQFGYLPGFLWILIGASFGGAVHDTVILAASVRRNGRSLAQIAKDEVGPVAGVTAALAILFIILVALAGLGLAVVNALTKSAWGTFTIAATMPIALFMGIYLYKIRYGKVGEVSAIGVILLLTAVIAGRYVPGSFLEPYFNLSRTTLVFCMAAYGFIASVLPVWLLLCPRDYLSTYMKIGTVALLASGVIILAPDIQMPAVTAFVGGGGPVIPGAVFPFMFITIACGAISGFHSLISSGTTPKMIQKESEIKVIGFGAMLTEGFVAVIAVVAATILIPGDYFAINTTLPFDVLAQMGFPVSKVQELSGMVGTDVAGRPGGAVSLAVGMAYIFSNLPGMKGLMPYWYNFALMFEALFILTTVDTGTRVARFILQELGGYAYRPLARTNWMPGTILTSLVVVGAWGYLIYSGSISTIWPMFGVANQLLAALAFCVGTTILIKMDRLKYAWVTFIPMVFMFVMTMTASYKLLYMFLGKATKAATPTEAIAFRLDAGLVAAMAILAIIVVIDSFVKWYGYLAGKREVITSEVVEWATEMEVR; this is encoded by the coding sequence ATGAAACTGTCAACGCTAATTACTGTAATACTTGCTATTGTCGGGTCATTCGCCCTTTCTGTTGTTACCAGAATAATAAACCCTGCTGAGAAGGTTAATGCGCTCTGGCTTGTTGTTGCTGCTGCATGTCTTTTTATAATCGTATACAGGCTATATGGAGCATTCATAACTGCAAAGGTGCTTTCACTGGATGACAGGCGGCTTACACCATCGAAAAGGCTGGCAGACGGGCGGGACTATCATCCTACTCATAAGTGGGTGTTGTTTGGCCACCACTTTGCGGCAATAGCCGGCGCTGGTCCCCTTATAGGACCTGTCCTTGCAGCGCAATTCGGATATCTTCCGGGATTTTTATGGATTTTGATTGGGGCCTCTTTTGGAGGGGCTGTGCATGATACTGTCATCCTCGCAGCATCTGTGAGGAGAAACGGCAGGTCTCTCGCGCAGATTGCAAAGGATGAGGTTGGTCCGGTTGCCGGTGTTACAGCCGCCCTTGCCATTCTCTTCATTATCCTGGTTGCCCTTGCAGGACTTGGACTTGCTGTGGTTAATGCGCTTACGAAGAGTGCATGGGGGACATTTACCATAGCTGCTACCATGCCAATAGCATTGTTTATGGGCATTTATCTGTATAAAATCCGGTATGGAAAGGTTGGTGAGGTAAGCGCCATTGGGGTTATTCTCCTCCTGACCGCTGTAATTGCCGGGAGGTATGTTCCTGGTTCTTTCCTTGAACCTTATTTTAATCTCTCGCGCACCACCCTTGTCTTTTGCATGGCTGCATATGGTTTTATAGCATCAGTTCTTCCTGTCTGGCTTCTTCTGTGTCCCAGGGATTATCTCTCAACTTATATGAAGATAGGGACAGTCGCGCTCCTTGCTTCCGGTGTCATAATCCTTGCCCCTGATATCCAGATGCCTGCAGTTACAGCGTTTGTTGGCGGGGGCGGCCCGGTAATCCCCGGGGCTGTGTTTCCCTTCATGTTTATAACTATAGCATGCGGTGCAATCTCAGGATTTCACTCCCTCATTTCTTCAGGGACTACGCCCAAGATGATTCAGAAAGAGTCGGAGATTAAGGTGATAGGTTTTGGAGCCATGCTGACAGAGGGTTTTGTTGCAGTCATCGCTGTAGTTGCAGCAACAATACTGATACCAGGTGATTATTTTGCAATAAACACTACCTTGCCCTTTGATGTGCTTGCTCAAATGGGTTTCCCTGTCTCTAAAGTTCAGGAGTTGTCAGGCATGGTTGGGACTGATGTGGCCGGACGGCCCGGCGGGGCAGTATCCCTTGCCGTTGGGATGGCGTACATATTCTCGAACCTTCCGGGAATGAAGGGACTGATGCCGTACTGGTATAACTTTGCACTGATGTTTGAGGCGCTCTTTATCCTGACAACAGTAGACACAGGGACAAGGGTCGCAAGGTTTATATTGCAGGAATTAGGCGGTTATGCTTACAGACCGCTCGCCAGGACAAACTGGATGCCCGGTACCATCCTTACAAGCCTTGTAGTAGTTGGTGCATGGGGCTACCTGATATACTCAGGCAGTATATCCACCATATGGCCTATGTTTGGTGTTGCAAATCAGCTCCTGGCAGCCCTCGCATTCTGCGTCGGAACGACTATCCTCATAAAAATGGACAGGCTTAAGTATGCATGGGTGACATTTATCCCCATGGTCTTTATGTTTGTAATGACAATGACAGCCTCATATAAACTCCTCTACATGTTTTTAGGGAAGGCGACTAAGGCTGCAACACCTACCGAGGCCATTGCATTCAGGCTTGATGCCGGACTCGTGGCAGCTATGGCAATACTCGCGATTATCGTTGTCATAGATTCATTTGTTAAGTGGTACGGTTATCTTGCAGGGAAGCGGGAGGTTATTACGAGTGAGGTTGTTGAATGGGCAACTGAGATGGAGGTGCGGTAG
- a CDS encoding HAMP domain-containing protein, which yields MKFNQGCDNITDLTMFRKRFGIQLKIVIALLAVGLISGLVSLIFTFMTETRGIEDSFGPVFQTIATETSRKIDMIIDKKAQDARSLAAMLGTNFNSLSGSDIERYIERYQKERGDEVISILVTNKKGVTMAATQGRIYSRKQSTRTFVERFFLYDIDIDGLNQTSSISMSAPITESLTGEIAGTLNILYDLREVFSVIYNLRIWKTGHTDLVSSDGTLLACSLSSFPGHNISNSMLHQLSSTKPGWMRTHSEEHGITSSITGYSPVSTEIDSGETVSEGRKLYVLVSQFYQDSYSPFYDLLRKTLLISPAAILLLSFFVYVTGKWIAKPIKDLSRGVELMGQGELNHDLNINTGDEIEQLADNFTQMAKNLGSKFDEIRLEKDKLNTVMDNIGDGLIILDQDCRIKHMNTKFIKELGRDSIGKSCREVFGFEDLPCNNCSVRKEEDFRPHTLEADTNKGRSYIITHSRIKNLDGTSSTIEVFTDITERKRLEQQLLNTERVAALSRFSSTFAHDLRNPIIAVKKTLEMLRDAPSLTGAPANSGIYTDLISTCELTLCLINDVLDVHQVSYSELPLIYSSFSLSDALSEVVSLLRIEAMEKKNIIEINGRDDISVEGDKRRIQRVFINLMSNAIRHSPPEGTIRIEFQSNQQHIPDDNSSLVFSIEDEGPGIPLSDLSNVFDLFYKKDIENIKSGTGLGLYFCKVVVNAHGGRIWAENKISGGAVFKIEMPLVRRSGNAN from the coding sequence ATGAAGTTTAATCAAGGGTGTGATAATATTACAGACCTCACCATGTTCAGAAAAAGATTCGGGATACAGCTTAAAATTGTCATTGCCCTGCTGGCCGTAGGACTGATATCCGGACTTGTCAGCCTTATCTTTACCTTCATGACAGAAACCCGTGGTATTGAGGACTCCTTTGGCCCTGTATTCCAGACAATTGCAACAGAGACTTCCAGAAAGATTGACATGATAATAGATAAGAAGGCTCAGGATGCAAGATCACTCGCCGCAATGCTGGGCACAAACTTCAATTCTCTCTCCGGCTCAGATATTGAACGTTATATTGAGCGGTACCAGAAGGAGCGTGGTGATGAGGTAATCTCGATCCTTGTCACAAACAAAAAAGGCGTCACCATGGCCGCAACCCAGGGCAGAATATATTCCCGGAAACAGTCCACAAGGACATTTGTTGAAAGATTCTTCCTCTATGACATTGATATTGACGGACTCAATCAGACCTCTTCAATATCAATGTCAGCTCCAATTACAGAAAGTTTGACGGGTGAAATAGCCGGAACACTCAACATACTATATGACCTCAGGGAGGTTTTTAGTGTCATCTACAACCTCAGGATATGGAAAACCGGCCATACTGACCTTGTTTCCTCAGACGGGACACTTCTGGCGTGCTCTCTTTCATCTTTCCCGGGCCACAATATCAGCAACAGCATGCTTCACCAGCTCTCATCAACGAAACCAGGCTGGATGAGGACACATAGTGAAGAACATGGCATTACAAGCAGCATAACAGGCTACTCTCCGGTCAGTACTGAAATTGATTCAGGAGAAACTGTTTCAGAGGGAAGAAAGCTGTATGTACTTGTGAGCCAATTTTATCAGGACTCATATTCCCCTTTTTATGATCTCCTCAGGAAGACTTTATTAATAAGTCCTGCTGCCATACTCCTTCTTTCCTTCTTTGTATATGTTACCGGAAAATGGATTGCAAAACCGATCAAAGACCTGAGCAGGGGTGTGGAGCTAATGGGACAGGGCGAACTAAATCATGACCTGAATATAAATACCGGTGATGAGATTGAACAGCTCGCTGATAATTTTACACAGATGGCAAAGAACCTGGGAAGCAAATTTGACGAGATACGGCTTGAGAAGGATAAATTAAACACTGTAATGGATAATATCGGAGATGGGTTGATCATACTGGATCAGGACTGCAGGATCAAACATATGAACACAAAATTCATAAAAGAACTTGGCAGGGACTCTATCGGAAAGTCCTGCAGAGAGGTATTCGGATTTGAGGATCTGCCCTGCAATAACTGCTCCGTCAGAAAAGAAGAGGATTTCAGGCCCCATACGCTTGAGGCTGATACAAACAAAGGCCGCTCATATATAATTACACACTCCAGGATAAAGAACCTTGACGGCACATCATCAACCATAGAGGTATTTACAGATATAACTGAGAGGAAACGGCTTGAACAGCAGCTACTCAACACAGAGCGGGTCGCTGCCCTGAGCCGGTTTTCATCCACATTTGCCCACGACCTGAGAAATCCCATCATTGCGGTAAAAAAGACGCTTGAAATGTTAAGGGATGCACCCTCATTAACAGGTGCCCCGGCAAACAGCGGGATATATACTGACTTGATTTCTACCTGCGAGCTTACCCTTTGTCTTATAAACGATGTCCTTGATGTGCACCAGGTAAGCTACAGCGAACTTCCGTTGATTTACTCATCTTTTTCATTGTCTGATGCGCTGTCTGAGGTCGTATCTCTTTTAAGGATTGAAGCAATGGAGAAAAAAAATATTATCGAAATAAACGGCAGAGATGACATATCAGTCGAAGGTGACAAGAGACGTATCCAGCGCGTCTTCATAAACCTGATGAGTAATGCGATCAGACACTCGCCGCCTGAAGGGACGATCAGGATTGAATTCCAATCCAATCAACAGCACATCCCTGATGATAATTCATCGCTCGTATTTTCCATTGAAGATGAGGGACCGGGAATCCCATTATCTGACTTGTCAAATGTGTTCGATCTGTTCTATAAAAAGGATATCGAAAATATCAAGTCAGGAACTGGTTTGGGACTCTATTTTTGCAAGGTTGTAGTGAACGCACATGGCGGAAGGATATGGGCCGAGAACAAAATCAGCGGTGGCGCTGTATTCAAAATAGAGATGCCACTCGTCAGAAGGAGCGGGAATGCCAATTAA
- a CDS encoding aspartate ammonia-lyase gives MKKARRQFRIERDTMGELNVPAGAYYGIQTVRAIENFPISGILQYKEFIIATAMIKKAAALANMEVGKLDRQRGNAITKASGEIVEGMLHDQFVVDVFQAGAGTSHNMNANEIIANRAIEILGGKRGDYSVIHPNNHVNMSQSTNDVFPTAMRIAAVIATDKLIAVLKELSKAFHKKGREFDKVIKSGRTHLQDAVPIRLGQEFRAYGVIIDSVLHEIQQARGRMLISGIGGSAVGTGLNTHPQFQKKIIRHLREITGLRLTGSGNLIASMQSMGDFVSLSGALRLLSIELIKIANDLRLMSSGPLTGLAEIRLPAVQPGSSIMPGKVNPVMAEVLNMTAFQVIGNDTAITLAAQAGQLELNVMMPVINHNLQQSIHLMTNVLQLFADRCVKGIEANKERCREFADRSISLATILNQVIGYEAAARITKEALASGRTVRDIVIEKGIMSKREAESILDPFRMTRGK, from the coding sequence ATGAAAAAAGCAAGACGACAATTCAGGATTGAGCGAGACACAATGGGTGAGCTAAATGTCCCTGCGGGCGCTTACTACGGCATCCAGACTGTACGCGCTATTGAGAACTTTCCTATAAGCGGTATTCTGCAATATAAGGAATTCATTATTGCAACAGCCATGATAAAAAAGGCTGCTGCGCTCGCAAATATGGAAGTTGGAAAACTTGACAGGCAGAGAGGTAATGCAATTACAAAGGCTTCAGGAGAAATAGTTGAAGGCATGTTGCACGACCAGTTCGTTGTTGATGTCTTTCAGGCAGGCGCCGGTACATCCCACAACATGAATGCCAATGAGATAATAGCAAACAGGGCGATAGAGATACTTGGAGGCAAAAGAGGCGACTACTCGGTTATACATCCGAATAACCATGTAAATATGTCCCAATCAACCAATGATGTATTTCCCACTGCAATGCGGATTGCGGCAGTAATTGCAACTGATAAGCTGATTGCTGTGCTGAAAGAATTGTCGAAGGCGTTTCACAAAAAAGGCAGGGAATTTGATAAAGTGATCAAATCAGGCAGGACACATCTTCAGGATGCGGTTCCAATAAGGCTTGGTCAGGAATTTAGGGCATACGGAGTAATAATAGATAGTGTGCTACATGAGATTCAACAGGCAAGGGGACGCATGCTCATCTCTGGCATAGGTGGTTCTGCCGTAGGCACAGGTTTAAATACGCACCCCCAATTTCAAAAGAAAATAATCAGGCATCTAAGGGAGATTACAGGCCTGAGATTGACCGGATCCGGCAATCTGATCGCCTCTATGCAGAGCATGGGAGATTTTGTATCTCTGTCCGGGGCCCTGCGCCTTCTTTCTATCGAATTGATAAAAATTGCGAATGATCTAAGGCTTATGAGCTCAGGTCCCCTGACTGGCCTTGCTGAGATACGTCTCCCTGCAGTCCAGCCCGGTTCTTCAATCATGCCTGGCAAGGTCAATCCGGTTATGGCAGAGGTGCTAAACATGACCGCCTTTCAGGTCATTGGAAACGATACGGCGATAACACTTGCGGCACAGGCTGGCCAGCTCGAACTAAATGTCATGATGCCTGTTATTAATCACAATTTGCAGCAGTCCATCCACCTGATGACGAATGTCCTGCAATTGTTTGCTGACAGGTGTGTAAAGGGGATTGAGGCAAATAAGGAACGTTGCAGGGAGTTTGCCGACAGGAGCATATCTCTTGCTACAATACTCAATCAGGTTATAGGATATGAGGCCGCCGCCAGGATAACAAAGGAGGCGCTGGCATCAGGCAGGACTGTCAGGGACATTGTCATAGAGAAAGGCATAATGTCCAAAAGAGAAGCTGAAAGTATATTAGATCCATTCAGAATGACCCGGGGAAAATAG
- a CDS encoding response regulator transcription factor, which yields MPIKILIADDQRLFRQSLKYLIEQERDIRVVAEAANGQDACTLSQEFNPDIVLMDVDMPKMDGIDATRLILERKQDSKILMLSVHDDDERIISAMRNGALGYILKDADHREFIRIIKSTYKGEEIISPFIANRTPRIISRISMATKDNLHFTPGNASKLSALTDREVQIVKLLADGRSNKEIADSMFISIETVKSHLQTIYKKLEVKGRTEAAVCYLREKPAQDTL from the coding sequence ATGCCAATTAAAATTCTTATTGCCGATGACCAGCGTCTGTTTCGCCAGAGTCTTAAATATCTGATTGAACAGGAGAGGGATATCAGGGTTGTAGCTGAGGCTGCAAATGGTCAGGACGCCTGCACCCTGTCCCAGGAATTCAATCCTGACATAGTGCTGATGGATGTAGATATGCCGAAAATGGATGGCATAGATGCCACCCGACTGATCCTTGAACGAAAACAGGATTCAAAGATATTGATGCTTTCAGTTCATGACGATGATGAAAGAATAATCTCCGCTATGCGCAATGGCGCACTCGGCTATATACTCAAGGATGCAGACCACAGGGAATTTATTCGCATAATAAAGAGCACTTACAAGGGCGAAGAAATTATATCGCCGTTTATTGCGAACCGGACACCACGAATTATTTCAAGGATAAGCATGGCAACTAAAGACAATTTGCACTTTACACCCGGCAATGCATCAAAATTGTCAGCACTGACCGATAGAGAGGTCCAGATCGTGAAACTGCTGGCAGACGGTAGAAGCAATAAGGAGATTGCCGATTCCATGTTTATTTCCATTGAAACAGTCAAATCCCACCTTCAGACTATTTATAAAAAACTGGAAGTGAAGGGGAGGACAGAGGCAGCAGTCTGCTATCTGCGCGAGAAGCCCGCACAAGACACCCTATAG
- a CDS encoding ribonuclease H-like domain-containing protein, which yields MIRRTFCFLPGIGTRFERHIWKEGAVTWNDFLGKSHIRGISPVRKHMLDMRLTGALSALNNCDSSYFVSRLNHNEHWRLFDEFRKDSVCLDIETTGTYPGEDAVTVVGLYDCNGMKTYIQGINLDQRALSDVLSGYKLLITFSGRSFDVPFLKKCMPGFNINFPHFDLCLAGHKLGMRGGLKKFEAYLGIRRDDDITGMSGYDAVILWNRYINGDNRALDLLIRYNEADTRNLFDLAEMFYKRLCSKYIQGTRS from the coding sequence ATGATCAGACGTACTTTCTGTTTCCTGCCGGGTATCGGCACAAGGTTTGAGAGGCATATATGGAAGGAGGGGGCTGTCACCTGGAATGACTTTCTTGGGAAAAGTCATATCAGGGGCATTTCTCCGGTAAGAAAACATATGCTTGACATGAGGCTGACGGGGGCATTATCGGCATTGAACAATTGTGACAGTTCTTACTTTGTATCAAGATTGAATCACAATGAACACTGGAGACTCTTTGATGAGTTCCGGAAGGATTCGGTATGTCTTGATATTGAGACAACAGGGACTTATCCTGGTGAAGATGCCGTGACTGTTGTTGGATTGTATGACTGTAATGGCATGAAGACATATATTCAGGGAATAAATCTGGACCAAAGGGCATTGTCTGATGTCCTGTCAGGCTATAAACTCCTGATTACATTCTCAGGGCGCAGTTTTGATGTCCCATTTCTTAAAAAGTGTATGCCCGGGTTTAATATAAATTTCCCGCATTTTGACCTCTGTCTGGCAGGACACAAACTCGGGATGAGGGGTGGTCTTAAGAAGTTTGAGGCATATCTGGGGATAAGGAGGGATGATGACATCACAGGAATGAGCGGTTATGATGCAGTTATTCTGTGGAACCGTTATATCAATGGCGACAACAGGGCATTGGACCTGCTGATAAGATATAATGAGGCGGATACAAGAAACCTGTTCGATCTTGCTGAGATGTTTTATAAACGGCTGTGCAGCAAATATATTCAGGGGACCCGATCATGA